The Caldibacillus debilis DSM 16016 genome has a window encoding:
- a CDS encoding YitT family protein — MPLQLKWKNILFIFLGAAIFSFGIVHFNMQNNLAEGGFTGITLLLYFLFHFNPAVVNLLLNIPLFIIGWKLLGKNTFFYTIIGTLAVSLFLEVFQRYQIPIPLRHDLMLAALFAGAFIGTGLGIIFRYGGTTGGVDIIARIAKKYFGWSMGRTMFIFDVCVITVSILTYLSYREGMYTIITVFVGARVIDFIQEVAYSARGVMIISEKYEEIGERIVKEMNRGVTVLRGEGFYSKQKRNVLYCVVGRNEIVMLKNLILSVDPHAFVSVTSVHEVLGEGFTLDENKNPIVE; from the coding sequence ATGCCGCTTCAGCTGAAATGGAAAAACATCCTGTTCATCTTTCTCGGCGCTGCCATTTTTTCCTTTGGCATCGTCCATTTCAATATGCAGAACAATTTGGCCGAAGGGGGATTCACCGGGATCACCCTGCTCTTGTATTTTTTATTTCATTTTAATCCCGCCGTTGTCAATCTTCTATTAAATATCCCCCTATTCATCATCGGCTGGAAACTTCTCGGGAAAAACACCTTTTTTTATACGATCATCGGCACCCTGGCCGTTTCGCTTTTTTTGGAGGTCTTCCAGCGGTACCAAATCCCCATCCCCCTGCGCCATGACCTGATGCTGGCCGCCCTGTTCGCGGGGGCCTTTATTGGGACGGGCCTCGGCATCATCTTCCGGTACGGGGGGACGACGGGCGGCGTGGATATCATCGCCCGCATCGCCAAGAAATATTTCGGCTGGTCCATGGGCAGGACGATGTTCATCTTCGACGTTTGCGTCATAACCGTATCGATCCTTACCTACCTTTCCTACCGGGAAGGGATGTATACCATCATCACGGTATTCGTCGGGGCGCGGGTCATCGACTTCATTCAGGAAGTGGCCTACAGCGCCAGGGGGGTCATGATCATCTCGGAGAAATACGAAGAGATCGGGGAAAGGATCGTCAAGGAGATGAACCGGGGCGTCACCGTCCTGCGCGGGGAAGGGTTCTATTCGAAGCAGAAACGAAACGTTTTATATTGTGTCGTCGGGAGAAACGAGATCGTCATGCTGAAAAATTTGATCCTGTCCGTCGACCCCCACGCCTTCGTTTCGGTAACTTCCGTCCACGAGGTCCTCGGGGAAGGATTTACCTTGGATGAAAACAAAAATCCGATCGTGGAATAG